The DNA region TGATGAACAACATCAGAATTTGAAATTTTATTAAATCTAAAATGTTGAGTTCTACTTAATATTGTTGCAGGTAATTTTAAAGGGTCAGTTGTTGCTAGAATAAATTTTACAAAACTTGGCGGTTCTTCTAATGTTTTTAACAAAGCATTAAAAGCTTGAGTTGTAAGCATATGAACTTCATCAATTATAAATACTTTAAATCTTGCACTACTTGGCTTATATTTTGTATGTTCAATTAAATCTTTAATATCATCAATCCCTCTATTACTAGCAGCATCCATTTCTATAATATCTAGGTGTCTATTTGAATTTGCACTTTGACAATTTTCACAAACTTCACAAGGTTTTGATGTTGGACCATTTGAACATAAAAGAGCTTTTGCCATAATTCTAGCTGTACTTGTTTTTCCACTTCCTCTTAATCCACTAAAAAGATATGCATGTGATAATCTATTTGAATCCAAAGCTAAAGATAATGTTTGAGAAATTGTGCTTTGACCTACTAAATCTTCAAATCTCTTTGGTCTATATTTTAATGCTAAAACTTTTTTATCTGTTAGTGTTTCACTCATATCTTACAATTCCTTACTTCAATCTTATTATTATAATCTTTAAAAATTTTATTTATCATACTTCTATTAATTTTTCCTGTATATCCAATTGATATATTTAAAGGTTTATCCTCATTATGCCCTCGTAAAGAACTCAAATAAATTAATCTATTTGCAATTGCTTCACCTGTTTCAATTAAATTTATTTTATTTCCCATAATATCTCTTATTACTTCACTAACTAAAGGATAATGAGTACAACCTAAAACAATTGTATCTACATTTTTTTCTTTCATAGGTAAAAGCCAATTTTTTAACATATTATAAGTTACAGATGAATTAATTTCACCTTTTTCTATTTGTTCTACTAATCCAACACAAGCTTGTTCATATAATGTTATATCTTTGTCTTTAGACAAATTCTCAACTAACTGTTGATACTTTTCACCTCTTAAAGTAGCCTTTGTTGCTAAAACTGCAACTTTTGATGATTTTGTTAAATTAATTGCTGGTTTAATTCCAGGTTCTGTTCCTATTACAATCAAATCTTTATACACATCTCTTAAATATTTAATTGCAGCAGATGTTGCTGTATTACAAGCAACAATTATGGCTTCTATATTAAAAGAATAAATCAAAAATTCAGTAATTTGAATACACCTATTTTTTATCTCTTCTTGAGTTTTATCACCATATGGAGCATATGCTGTATCAGCTATATAAAAAATATCTGCACCTTTAAAGCGTTCACTAATTGCTTTTACAACAGTTAATCCTCCAAGCCCAGAATCAAATACACCTATTTTCAACTTTTACCTTATTTCAATTTTGCCGATTATAACAAAAAATTGATAACTACTTTGTTAAAATTATTAATATTAAAATAAATTTATAAAATAAGAAAAGGTATCAATTGTTTTATCATTTTCATCCATATAAACCCTTTATTTTTGAAGATACAAATACACTTATTATTGGAACATTACCTCCTCCAAGATTTTGTGAAAAAGATTTTAAAGATGGTGATGTTGATTTTTGTTATGGTTCCAAGAACAATCAATTATGGCCAGCCATAGATAAAATCTTTAATTTAAATTTATTATATGATAATAGCAATAAAGCAATAAATCAAAGAAAAAGTTTTCTAAAAAAGAATTATATAGGAATATGTGATATTGTAGAATCTTGCCATAGAGAAAAATTTGATGCAAGTGATTTAGGAATGCAAAATGTAAAATTAAGAAATATAATTGAAATATTAGAAAATTATAAAAATATAAATAAAATCATTTTTACCGGAAAAAATAGTAAAAATTCACCTGAATATTTTTTCCGAAAACAAATATCAAATACATATACAATGAAATTAAAAGAAAATGAATTTATTAGAGAACATACAATTAATATATCAAATAGAAAAATAACAATTTTTAGTTTAACATCACCATCAAATGCAGCAAATAGATCTATAGGTTCAAGTAATTTATACAAATTAAGAAAAAAACAAAATCCTAATTATTCTACTTTTTTATTTAGAATTGATGAATATAAATTTGCTTTTTTTTAATTATTTAATTTTATTCTAATTTAAAATGCCCTAAAATTCATTATTATGTTTATGAATGATTATTCATTTATAATATAAGGAAAGGGGACATTATGTTTATCACAGAGATACTAATTTTTATAGTTTCAGGACTACTAGCATTTGCAGGTTTTAGCTGGATTGTTGGTCTTTTTGTAAAAGAAAAGTAACTTTGTATCTACATATGAAAGAGGTATTCGTACCTCTTTTTATCTAACTCTAACAATTATATAATTTTTTAATATCAAGTCTTATTAGATTATTTGAATATGACAAAATCCTGTTTTACAGAATTTTGCCTATTCATTCATTGAGTTAAAGAATTCTTCGTTATCTTTTGTTTTTTGCATTTTTGAATATAAGAATTTTAAAGCTTCCACTTCATCCATAGATGAGATTGCATTTCTTAAAATCCATGTTTTTTGTAGAACCTCAGGAGTAAGAAGTAACTCTTCTTTTCTTGTACCAGATTTAATAATATCAAGAGCTGGGTAAACTCTTCTATTTGCTGCATTTCTACTTAACACAACTTCACTATTACCAGTTCCTTTGAACTCTTCAAAAATAACTTCATCCATTTTTGAACCAGTTTCAATAAGTGCAGTTGAAATAATTGTTAAGGAACCACCCTCTTCAATATTTCTAGCAGCACCAAAAAATCTTTTTGGTTTATGTAAAGCATTTGCATCAACCCCACCAGAAAGAACTTTTCCAGAACTTGGAGTAACAGTATTATATGCACGTGCTAATCTTGTAATAGAATCAAGTAATATTACAACATCCTTTTTCATTTCTACAAGTCTTTTTGCTTTTTCAATAACAATTTCAGCAACTCGAACATGATTATGTGCTGGTAAATCAAAAGTAGAAGAATAAACTTCTCCTTTTACACATCTTTGCATATCAGTAACTTCTTCAGGTCTTTCATCAATTAATAATACCATTAAATGTGTTTCTGGATGATTTCTAGTAATACCATAAGCTAACTCTTTTAATAATTCAGTTTTACCAGTTTTAGGAGGTGCAACAATTAATCCTCTTTGACCTTTACCCATTGGAGCAAAAAGATCAAGTATTCTACCTGTCATTTTATTTGAGTTATATTCAAATTTAAATCTATCAGTAGAGTATAATGGAGTTAAATTATCAAAAAGTGGTCTATTTTTAGATTCATTTACAGGTAAGTAATTAATAGCTTCAATTTTTAATAAAGCATAATATTTTTCACTCTCTTTGTTAGGAGGTCTAACTTGACCAGTAACAATATCACCTGTTCTTAAAGCGAATTTTCTAATTTGAGTTGCAGATACATAAGAATCACTTGAAGTATCTGAAAAATTACCATCTATTGCTCTTAAAAAACCAAATCCACCCTCTTTTATTTCTAAAATACCAGTAAATAGTACAAATCCACCTGCATCAATTTGATTTTTTAGAATTGAAAACATTAAATCTTGTCTTTTAAGTTCTTGGGGGTTTTCTACATTTAGTTCTTTAGCAATTTTTAACAAATCTTCAAGAGGATATTCTCTTAGTTTTTCTATCGTATGCCCTTCAACTGGAATATGAGTTCTAGTTTTTCTACCAGAATTCCCGTTACATTTGGGACTTTTTGTTTTAGATTGAGTTTTAGACTCTTCCATAAGTTTATTTAACCTTTTATTTCGATATACATAAAGTATGTAGTTTTTGAAGTTTTTTAGTTTAAAATTTAAGTTTTGTAATTGTAGTGTTTATTTAAAAAAAAGTCAATTAAACGAAGAAGACACCATTTTTAGGTATCTTCTTGTTATCAAAGGTAATTAAATATTATAATTTATTCTCATTTTTAGCAAGATAAGAAGCAACACCATCTTTGTCAGCTTTCATACCTTCGTCACCTTTGTTCCAACCAGCAGGACAAACTTCACCATGCTCATTTGTAAATATCATAGTATCTACCATTCTTACCATTTCATCTATATTTCTTCCTAATGGTAAGTCATTTATTACTGCATGTCTTACTGTTCCATCTTTATCTATTAAGAATGATCCTCTTAATGCAACAGACTCTTCAAATAATACATCAAAATCTTTTGAAATTTGTTTTGTAATATCTGCAACTAGAGGGAATCTTACTCTTCCAATTCCACCTTGTTCAACTGGTGTTTCTCTCCATGCAAAGTGTGAAAATTGTGAATCTACTGATACTCCAATTACATTAATTCCTCTTTCTTTGAACTCATCAACTCTTTTAGAGAAAGCAATGATTTCAGATGGACAAACAAAAGTAAAATCCATTGGATAGAAAAATACAACAGCACCTTTTTCTCCAATATTATCATATAAATTAAAATCCTCAACAATTTGACCATCTTCTAATACAGCTGCTGCTGTGAAATCTGGAGCTTTTTTTGTAACTAACATTTTCTTTCCTTTCAAAGTTAAATTAATTAAATTAAGTGGTGTAATTATATAATAATATTCTAAAAGAAAACATTATATTTTAGTTAGATTTATAATTTAAGAAAAATCTTACTTTTTAATAATATTTTTCCATAAGGTAATATTTTATGACTAATAACTATTTATTTACAAGTGAATCAGTAACAGAAGGACATCCGGATAAAATTGCAGATCAAATATCAGATGCGGTATTAGATTATATAATCCAAAAAGATAAAAATGCAAGAGTTGCTTGTGAAACAGTTTTAACAAATGGATTATGTCTAGTAGCAGGTGAATTAAAAACAGAAGTTTATGCACCTATTCAAGATATTGTAAGAGATGTAATAAGAGAGATAGGTTACACAAACTCTGCATATGGACTTGATTATAGAAGTGCTGGAGTGTTAAATGCAATTGCAGAACAAAGTATTGACATTTCAAGTGCTGTTGATAAAGAAAATGGGGAAATTGGTGCAGGTGACCAAGGAATGATGTTTGGTTATGCTTGTGATGAAACAAAAGAACTTATGCCTTTACCTATAAATCTTGCACATAAATTAACTAAAAGATTAAGTGATGTTAGAAAAAAAGGTATTCTTCCTTATTTAAGACCTGATGGGAAAGCTCAAGTTACAGTTGAATACATAGATAATAAACCCACAAAAGTGAAAACAGTTGTAATTTCTGCACAACATTCAGATACTATCAAATTAGATATATTAAAAGAAGATATTATCGAAGAAGTAATAAATGAAGTAATACCTAAAGAGCTAATAAATGAAGATACTATTTATCATATAAATCCAACAGGTAGATTTGTAATTGGTGGTCCACAAGCTGATGCAGGACTAACAGGAAGAAAAATAATTGTAGATAGCTATGGTGGTAGTTGTCCACATGGAGGTGGAGCATTTTCTGGTAAAGATCCTACAAAAGTAGATAGAAGTGCTACCTATATGGCTAGATATATTGCAAAAAATCTTGTAGCATCAAAATTATGTAATAAAATAGTAATACAACTATCTTATGCAATTGGAATTAGTGAACCAACATCTATTATGATTGATACATTTAAAACAAATACTATTGAAGAAAAAAAGATATTATCTATAATAGAAGAAGTATTTGATTTGACACCTTCTGGTATAATAAAACAACTTGATTTATTAAGACCAATATATAAACAAACTGCTTCTTATGGACACTTTGGAAGAGAAGATATTGATTTACCATGGGAAAAATTAGATAAAGTCAATACTATCAAATCATTAATTTAGGTTATAATAGTGCATATTTTTATTACTTTTACTTATTGATTATAAGCAATATTTAATTATAAATTTATATACACTATGTTAAAGTTTCTAAAATTTTCCAAGGAGATAATATGGCAGTTAAAATTACTGACATCTGTATTAGTTGTGACGCTTGTCTTGACGAGTGTCCTGTTGAAGCTATCGTTGATAATGATGAAAACCCAACAGGAGAAGACATCTATTTCGTACATTCTGACAAATGCGTAGAATGTGTAGGTCATCATGATTCTCCAGCATGTGCAGATGCATGTCCAACAGAGGGATGTATAGTATGGGATGAACCAGGTGTTGGTTCAGTTGAAAGTCCTGAAAGAGGTCAAGCTGGAACTCCTGTCGTAGAAGACTAATATCAAAATTTTATACAATTTTTGTAAAAAAAGGTAAGTAGATTTAAATTCTACTTGCCTTTTTTTTATTTTTAAGGTATAATCCGCGACTTAATAAAATTAGTAGAGGAATATACTTAATGGAACAAACATTATCAATCATCAAACCTGATGCAGTGAAAAAAAACGTTGTAGGTAAAATTCTAGACAGATTTGAATCTGCTGGATTAAGAATTGCAGCAACTAAAAAAATTCAATTATCACAAGCTGATGCTGAAGCATTTTATGCTGTACACGCAGAGAGACCTTTTTTCAACGATTTAGTTGAATTTATGATTTCTGGACCAGTTGTTGTTTCTGTTTTAGAAGGTCAAAATGCAATGGCTAAAAATAGAGAATTAATGGGTGCAACAAACCCTAAAGAAGCAGCTGCTGGAACAATTAGAGCTGATTTTGCTGATTCAATTGATGCAAATGCAGTACATGGTTCTGACTCATTAGAAAATGCAGCAAATGAAATTAAATTCTTCTTTTCAGATAGAGAAATTTGTTAAGAATTTTATAAATGAAAATTGAATTTAGAAAAGTATCTACAACTCCAAAAGAGTTTATTAATGATTTTGCTTCAGTAAAATTAGAGGGTACTTTTTGTAAAATGTCGCCAACTCTAATCAAAATAGATGCATTATTAACAGGAAAAACTCCTGTAACATGTATAAGATGTGGTGAAGAAGAGAACATCAACTTAAATGAAAAGCTTAACTTTTTAATAAGTGATGGGATATTTAAAGGTAATGAATCAGAAGATTTAATTATCGAAATAGAAAATGGTATAATTGATTTTGATGAAATTTGTGAAAGTGAACTTTCATCACTTGAAAGTGATTATCATATCTGTAAAAATTGTCTAGAAGACAACATAGAAATAGAAAAAGAATTTTAAGGAGAAAATTATGGCAGTACCTAAGAGAAGAGTATCTCATACTAGAGCAGCTAAAAGAAGAACTCACTATAAGATAGCTTTAAAAAGACCAGTTAAAGATAGTGATGGAACTTGGAAAATGCCTCATACTGTTAACCCAAATACGGGTGAATACAAAAGCTAATGATTAAAATAGCTATTGATGCGATGGGAGGGGACTTTGGTCCTGAACCCATTGTTGATGGACTTGTTGCTGCACTAAGAAGTAACACAAACTTCAAAGCTATCGCTGTTGGAGATAAAGAAGAACTACTTAATCTTATACCTAGTAACTTTCTAAGTAGAATTGAAATTGTTGATACAAAAGATGTAATATCAATGAGTGATAGTGCAACTGATGCATTAAAAAGAAAAGATTCTACAATTTATAGAGCAATTGAATTAGTAAAAGAAGGAACTGCGGATGCTGTTGTATCTGCTGGACACTCTGGTGCTACAATGTCTCTTGCCACACTTAGAATAGGAAGAATTAAAGGTATTACAAGACCTGCTATTGCAACATTAATGCCTACTATTGAAAATCACAATACTCTTGTATTGGATGTTGGTGCAAATGTTGACTGTGATGCAAAAAACCTTTTTGAATTTGCTGTTATGGGACAAATTTATGCTCAAGATGTTTTAAAACAAGAAGAGCCTATTGTTGGACTATTAAGTAATGGTGAAGAAGCAAGTAAAGGGAATGAAGTTACAAAAGAAGCATTTAAATTAATTTCTAAAATTCCTAATTTTGCTGGAAATGTAGAAGGAAGTGATATTTTCAAAGGTTCAGTAGATGTTGTTGTTTGTGATGGTTTTATAGGTAATATTTTACTTAAAACAGCAGAAGGTGTAGCTGATACTATCGGAACAATTATAAAGAAAAGTCTTAAACGATCACTTATTTCTATTGCCGGTGCAGTTTTAATGAGAAAAGTATTTAAAAAACTAAAAGTAAGAGTTGATTATGCTGAATATGGTGGTGCTCCACTATTAGGGATAAAAGCTCCTGTTATTATTGCGCATGGAAAATCCAATGCAAAAGCAGTAAAAAATGCAATTTTCCAAGCTATAACTGCGGCAAGTTCTAACTTAAATATTAATATTGAAGATAGAATGAATGAGTATAAACAATAATTAAGGATTTTATGTAATGACTTACGCAGCCTTTAGGTCTATTGGTGCTTATATTCCACCAAAGATTATGACAAACCAAGATTTTGAAAAAATCATTGATACAAGTGATGAATGGATCACAAAAAGAACAGGAATAAAAGAAAGAAGAGTTGCCGAAGAAAATGAAGCATCTTCTGATTTAGGTTATAAAGCAGCTGAAGTTGCAATTCAAAGAGCAGGTATTGCTAAAGAAGATATTGATTTAGTAATTTGTGCAACAGTAACACCTGATTATCTTTGTATGCCATCGACTGCTTGTTTAATTGCATCTAAACTTGGATTACCTCCTGTTATGGCTTATGATATTAGTGCAGCTTGTACTGGTTTTGTTTATGCTTTAAATGTTGCAAAAGCTTTTATTGAATCTGGAATGAAAAAAAACGTTTTAATTATTGGGGCAGAGAAATACTCTTCAATATTAGACTATACTGATAGAACAACTTGTTTCTTATTTGGAGATGGTGCAGGAGCAGCAATAATTTCTGCAACAAATAATAAAGAAGAAGCAATCGTTGATGTTCAATGTTCAAGTGATGGAAATCACAATGATGTAATTCAAACTCCAGGTGGAGGAAGTAAACATCCTTGCTCACAAGAAGTTTTAGATAATAAAATGGCATGTATCAAAATGAAAGGTAATGAAACTTTCAAACTTGCAGTAAAAACATTAACTGCAGATGTTAAAGAACTTATGGAAAAACATAATATTACTAATGAAGATATTGATCATTTTATTCCTCATCAAGCTAATTATAGAATTATTAAATCTGTTGGTGATTCATTAGGTTTACAAAAAGAACAAATTGTTCTTACTGTACATAAATATGGTAATACATCTGCAGCTTCAATTGCTATGGCAATGAATGATGCTTTTGAAGAGGGAAAAATAAAAAAAGGCGATACAATACTTTTTGATGCCTTTGGTGCTGGTCTTACTTGGGGTAGCGCACTATTTAAATTCTCTCCAAATAACTAAAACTTTACTTGGGCAATGCCCAAGTTTCTTACAAATTGTAATAAAATAAATCAATTTTTTAAAATTTCTATATAATCCTTTTAAAGGAGACAAAATGATATTAGGGCAATGTCCATACTGCAAAAGTAATGTAATTTCAAAAAAAATAACAGCACAAGGCAAACAAATAAAACTATATACATGTGAAAATTCAAAAAAAGAGTATGATGAAACAGACTCATATGTTTTTACTTCTGATTCCACATGTAGATTCAGAATATACTCAAATGCACTTTTTAGATGGAATAAAAGAAGCATCTCAGAATACGAAATAAAAAAGTTATTAAAAGATGAACAAATAGTTGTAAGACTTCATGGTAAAAAAGGAGCTGGTGAATATTTTAAATATGCTATACCCCACGAAGAATATGGTATATCTATATTATGGGAGGAAGATGTGCAAGAAGAGTTATAAGTATTGCACCAATGCCATATAAAATATTGTTCCGCCGAATATAGAAATTAAATAGTTTTTTATACTAATATGTAAAATTGCCGTAAAAAATACACCAAAAATCTCTTTTAATCCATAAGGATATAAAGAAAAATCTATCTCTCTTAAAGTATATACAATTAATATAACAATAATAATTGCAGGGAAAAATCTTTCGATAAATACAATATACTCTGGTGGTTCTTTTTTTATAAAAAATATAAAAGGGAATACTCTTGTAAAATAGTTAACCAAGACCATAATCAAAATTGCTATATAAATATCAATAGATACACTACCACTCATTTTTCTATACCTTTTTTAAAAAAGAACATCATAATTAAAGATATAAATATTGATACTATTAACATCTTATCACTTGGTATAAAAATTAAAGAAAATATAGAAGATACTAAACCTATCAAAAAAGGAAATATATTTTTTAAATTCTTATATTGTTCTATACATAAAACTACAAAAAGTGCAGTCAAAGAAAACTCTAATCCAGCAGTATTAAATTTTATATGTGAACCAACTAATGCACCAAAGGTAGATCCAAGTACCCAATAGAATTGATTTAATAAGCCTAAAAAAAGATAAAAATATTTTCTATTTAAAGTATTGTCATCTTTTATGGTAGTTAAGAGTGCATATGTTTCATCTGTTAAACTAAAAATCAAATATGGTTTTAATTTTCCACTATTTTTAAATCTTTTTAATAATGATAAACCATAAAAAGATTGTCTTATATTTATAAACCAAGAAGCAATTGCTATATCAATAAAACCAACTTTAGCATTAAAAAAATTTATTGCTACAAACTGCAAAGCACCTGCATAAATAAATATAGACATTAATGGCGCTAAATACCATGGATATTGAAAACTTGTAAGTAATAATCCAAAAGCAAAACCAAGTACAATATATCCCATTAAAACTGGAATTGATACAGTAAATGCTTTTTTTAATTCTAAACTATATATCATTTACTTTATTAAGTCTTGATTTTT from Malaciobacter molluscorum LMG 25693 includes:
- the murI gene encoding glutamate racemase, which translates into the protein MKIGVFDSGLGGLTVVKAISERFKGADIFYIADTAYAPYGDKTQEEIKNRCIQITEFLIYSFNIEAIIVACNTATSAAIKYLRDVYKDLIVIGTEPGIKPAINLTKSSKVAVLATKATLRGEKYQQLVENLSKDKDITLYEQACVGLVEQIEKGEINSSVTYNMLKNWLLPMKEKNVDTIVLGCTHYPLVSEVIRDIMGNKINLIETGEAIANRLIYLSSLRGHNEDKPLNISIGYTGKINRSMINKIFKDYNNKIEVRNCKI
- a CDS encoding uracil-DNA glycosylase family protein gives rise to the protein MFYHFHPYKPFIFEDTNTLIIGTLPPPRFCEKDFKDGDVDFCYGSKNNQLWPAIDKIFNLNLLYDNSNKAINQRKSFLKKNYIGICDIVESCHREKFDASDLGMQNVKLRNIIEILENYKNINKIIFTGKNSKNSPEYFFRKQISNTYTMKLKENEFIREHTINISNRKITIFSLTSPSNAANRSIGSSNLYKLRKKQNPNYSTFLFRIDEYKFAFF
- the rho gene encoding transcription termination factor Rho — protein: MEESKTQSKTKSPKCNGNSGRKTRTHIPVEGHTIEKLREYPLEDLLKIAKELNVENPQELKRQDLMFSILKNQIDAGGFVLFTGILEIKEGGFGFLRAIDGNFSDTSSDSYVSATQIRKFALRTGDIVTGQVRPPNKESEKYYALLKIEAINYLPVNESKNRPLFDNLTPLYSTDRFKFEYNSNKMTGRILDLFAPMGKGQRGLIVAPPKTGKTELLKELAYGITRNHPETHLMVLLIDERPEEVTDMQRCVKGEVYSSTFDLPAHNHVRVAEIVIEKAKRLVEMKKDVVILLDSITRLARAYNTVTPSSGKVLSGGVDANALHKPKRFFGAARNIEEGGSLTIISTALIETGSKMDEVIFEEFKGTGNSEVVLSRNAANRRVYPALDIIKSGTRKEELLLTPEVLQKTWILRNAISSMDEVEALKFLYSKMQKTKDNEEFFNSMNE
- a CDS encoding peroxiredoxin, which produces MLVTKKAPDFTAAAVLEDGQIVEDFNLYDNIGEKGAVVFFYPMDFTFVCPSEIIAFSKRVDEFKERGINVIGVSVDSQFSHFAWRETPVEQGGIGRVRFPLVADITKQISKDFDVLFEESVALRGSFLIDKDGTVRHAVINDLPLGRNIDEMVRMVDTMIFTNEHGEVCPAGWNKGDEGMKADKDGVASYLAKNENKL
- the metK gene encoding methionine adenosyltransferase encodes the protein MTNNYLFTSESVTEGHPDKIADQISDAVLDYIIQKDKNARVACETVLTNGLCLVAGELKTEVYAPIQDIVRDVIREIGYTNSAYGLDYRSAGVLNAIAEQSIDISSAVDKENGEIGAGDQGMMFGYACDETKELMPLPINLAHKLTKRLSDVRKKGILPYLRPDGKAQVTVEYIDNKPTKVKTVVISAQHSDTIKLDILKEDIIEEVINEVIPKELINEDTIYHINPTGRFVIGGPQADAGLTGRKIIVDSYGGSCPHGGGAFSGKDPTKVDRSATYMARYIAKNLVASKLCNKIVIQLSYAIGISEPTSIMIDTFKTNTIEEKKILSIIEEVFDLTPSGIIKQLDLLRPIYKQTASYGHFGREDIDLPWEKLDKVNTIKSLI
- a CDS encoding NADH-quinone oxidoreductase subunit I, with the translated sequence MAVKITDICISCDACLDECPVEAIVDNDENPTGEDIYFVHSDKCVECVGHHDSPACADACPTEGCIVWDEPGVGSVESPERGQAGTPVVED
- the ndk gene encoding nucleoside-diphosphate kinase produces the protein MEQTLSIIKPDAVKKNVVGKILDRFESAGLRIAATKKIQLSQADAEAFYAVHAERPFFNDLVEFMISGPVVVSVLEGQNAMAKNRELMGATNPKEAAAGTIRADFADSIDANAVHGSDSLENAANEIKFFFSDREIC
- the rpmF gene encoding 50S ribosomal protein L32, which translates into the protein MAVPKRRVSHTRAAKRRTHYKIALKRPVKDSDGTWKMPHTVNPNTGEYKS
- the plsX gene encoding phosphate acyltransferase PlsX; amino-acid sequence: MIKIAIDAMGGDFGPEPIVDGLVAALRSNTNFKAIAVGDKEELLNLIPSNFLSRIEIVDTKDVISMSDSATDALKRKDSTIYRAIELVKEGTADAVVSAGHSGATMSLATLRIGRIKGITRPAIATLMPTIENHNTLVLDVGANVDCDAKNLFEFAVMGQIYAQDVLKQEEPIVGLLSNGEEASKGNEVTKEAFKLISKIPNFAGNVEGSDIFKGSVDVVVCDGFIGNILLKTAEGVADTIGTIIKKSLKRSLISIAGAVLMRKVFKKLKVRVDYAEYGGAPLLGIKAPVIIAHGKSNAKAVKNAIFQAITAASSNLNINIEDRMNEYKQ
- a CDS encoding beta-ketoacyl-ACP synthase III; the encoded protein is MTYAAFRSIGAYIPPKIMTNQDFEKIIDTSDEWITKRTGIKERRVAEENEASSDLGYKAAEVAIQRAGIAKEDIDLVICATVTPDYLCMPSTACLIASKLGLPPVMAYDISAACTGFVYALNVAKAFIESGMKKNVLIIGAEKYSSILDYTDRTTCFLFGDGAGAAIISATNNKEEAIVDVQCSSDGNHNDVIQTPGGGSKHPCSQEVLDNKMACIKMKGNETFKLAVKTLTADVKELMEKHNITNEDIDHFIPHQANYRIIKSVGDSLGLQKEQIVLTVHKYGNTSAASIAMAMNDAFEEGKIKKGDTILFDAFGAGLTWGSALFKFSPNN
- a CDS encoding branched-chain amino acid transporter permease, translated to MSGSVSIDIYIAILIMVLVNYFTRVFPFIFFIKKEPPEYIVFIERFFPAIIIVILIVYTLREIDFSLYPYGLKEIFGVFFTAILHISIKNYLISIFGGTIFYMALVQYL
- a CDS encoding AzlC family ABC transporter permease; the encoded protein is MIYSLELKKAFTVSIPVLMGYIVLGFAFGLLLTSFQYPWYLAPLMSIFIYAGALQFVAINFFNAKVGFIDIAIASWFINIRQSFYGLSLLKRFKNSGKLKPYLIFSLTDETYALLTTIKDDNTLNRKYFYLFLGLLNQFYWVLGSTFGALVGSHIKFNTAGLEFSLTALFVVLCIEQYKNLKNIFPFLIGLVSSIFSLIFIPSDKMLIVSIFISLIMMFFFKKGIEK